ATCCGACCACCAGCGCGCCTTTGAGCTTTTCCACAAGCAGCTCCCGATAAAAAAGGGCACGTATTGTAACCGTCCGGGGCCGGCCTGACTGTTACATACACGATCAGAAACGACGAAACGTTCAATAAAGCTGGGTTTTCAGCCGTTCCTGCAACTGTTGCTCGTAGGCCTGCACGTCGAACCCGGGGTCCAGTACCGATTTGAGCAGGTCGCCGGCCGATGGCAGGCTGGCCCGCTCGACCTGCCGTTCGACCGCCCACAACCCGGAGCGCACCGCCGCCTTGGAGCACTGGAAGTAGCAGGTGTCGACGTTGATGCGCAGCACGCTGCGCGGCAGCTTGCCTTGCGCCTCGCACAGCGCCAGCAGCTCGGGCTCCAGCGAAATGCTCGCGCGGCCGTTGACCCGGAAGCTTTCGCCCACGCCGGGAATCAGAAACAGCAGCGCCACGTGGGGGTCGTGGAGGATGTTGCGCAGGCTGTCGATGCGGTTGTTGCCGGGGCGGTCCGGCAG
Above is a genomic segment from Pseudomonas argentinensis containing:
- a CDS encoding pyridoxamine 5'-phosphate oxidase family protein, giving the protein MSTTIDTLEQLEALYGVPHERSLRKELGYLSAPYQALVAASPFVVLGTHGPDGLDCSPRGDAPGFVRILDERTLLLPDRPGNNRIDSLRNILHDPHVALLFLIPGVGESFRVNGRASISLEPELLALCEAQGKLPRSVLRINVDTCYFQCSKAAVRSGLWAVERQVERASLPSAGDLLKSVLDPGFDVQAYEQQLQERLKTQLY